In Rhodococcus pseudokoreensis, the DNA window CTCCCTGCCCGAGGGTTACGAGGTGGTGCTCGGCAACGGTGGCACCACCGCGTTCTGGGACGCGGCCGCGTTCGGCCTGATCCGGGAGAAGTCGCTGCACCTCACGAACGGCGAGTTCAGCTCCAAGTTCGCGTCGGTCGCGAAGAACAACCCGTTCATCGGTGACCCGATCGTCGTCTCCGCCGACCCGGGCAGCGCACCCGAGCCGGTCTCCGATCCGTCCGTCGACCTCATCGGCTGGGCGCACAACGAGACGTCCACCGGTGTCGCGATCCCCGTCTCGCGTCCCGCGGGCTCGGAGAACGCACTCATCGCCATCGACGCCACGTCCGGCGCCGGCGGCCTGCCGGTGAACGTCGCCGACGCCGACGTGTACTACTTCGCGCCGCAGAAGTGCTTCGCCGCGGACGGTGGACTGTGGATCGCGCTGATGAGCCCGAAGGCGCTCGAGCGGGTCGCGGAGATCAAGGATTCGGGTCGCTGGACCCCCGACTTCCTGTCGCTGCCCATCGCCGTGGACAACAGCTCCAAGGACCAGACGTACAACACGCCTGCGGTCGCGACGCTGCTGCTGCTCGCCAACCAGATCGAGTGGCTGAACGGCAACGGCGGCCTCGACTGGGCCACGTCGCGTACCGCCGATTCGTCCTCGCGCCTGTACCAGTGGGCCGAGGCCAGCGATTACGCCACGCCGTTCGTCACCGATCCCGGCCACCGCTCGCAGGTCGTCGGCACCATCGACTTCGACGACAAGGTCGACGCCGCCCAGGTGGCGAAGATCCTGCGGGCCAACGGCGTCGTCGACACGGAGCCGTACCGCAAGCTGGGCCGCAACCAGCTGCGCGTCGGCATGTTCCCGGCGATCGACCCCGAGGACGTCTCGCAGCTCACGAAGAGCATCGACTGGGTCGTCGCGCAGCTCGGCTGAGTCCCGGCACCTACGACCGTCAGCCCCCGGCACCGAAGCGCCGGGGGCTGACGGCGTCTCCGGGTCAGTCCGTGTCGAGGAAGCGGTGGAACGGCGCGAGCGCCTCGTCGCCGAGATGCGGCCCGCTCACCTGGATCTCGACGCTCGCCGCATCGAGCACGTCGGCGCAGCCCAGCGTGAACCGCGGCCCGTCCGGGAGGATCCGGGAGAAGTCCGCGGACGAGGCCGCGTAGACCACCCGCGCGATCCCGGCCCACACCATCGCCGCACTGCACATCGGGCACGGCTCCCCGCTCGCGTACATGGTGGCTCCGACGAGGTCGCCCGTCCGGCCCTCACCGCAGGCGGTGGTGATCGCGTCGAGTTCCGCGTGCTCGGTGACGTCGGCGGACGTCGCCACGGAGTTGGCGCCCTCACTGATCACGTGACCGTCTGCGCCGACCGCGACCGCACCGAACGGCCTGTTGCCCGCGTCCCCCGTCTCGTCGGCGAGTTCGATGGCCCGCCGCAGGTGGGCAAGGTCCACGTCGTCGATATCGCTCTGGCTCATCGACTCAGATCCACTTCTGTTCCGACGCCCCGTTGCCGGGCTGTGTCGATCAGTATGCGCGCCGCGGCGCGGTCCTGGAGGCCGATCCCGACGGAGTTGTACCGCGCGATCGACCCCGTCCAGGTCACCCGCACGAGGCAGCGCACACCCCGCAGGAAGGAACGATCGGGAAACGAGGAAGCGTAGCGCGCAGCCGAATCCGGGACGGGATTTACCCGCGCGTGTCCTGCCGCGCGGGCTGTCACGAATGAATTACAGTTGCCGGGGTGCAGAGTCGCGAGCCGGCGCGATAAGGAGGTCAACGTGCGAGAGCTTCGAGTGATCGGTCTCGAGCCCGATGGATCGCACGTCGTGTGCGCAGATGCCAGTACCGGCGAAAAATTCCGGCTTCCCGCCGATGACAAACTCCGCGCCGCATCCCGCGGGGACATCGCTCGACTCGGCCAGATTGAGATCGAAATGGACAGTCAGCTCAGGCCCCGAGAGATCCAGGCCCGCATCCGTGCCGGCGCCTCCGTCGAACAGGTTGCCGACGAGGCCGGTATCCCCCTGGCGAAGGTGGAGCGTTTCGCGTATCCGGTTCTGCTCGAACGTTCCCGTGCGGCCGAGATGGCGCAGGGCGGACACCCGGTGCGCGACAACGGCCCCGCCGTTCCCACTCTCGCCGAGATCGTCACGCAGGCGTTCCGCGCGCGGGGACACAACATCGACGACGCCACCTGGGACGCGTGGCGCGACGAGGACAATCACTGGGTCGCCCAGCTGCAGTGGCAGGCCGGTCGGACCACCAACGCGGCGCACTGGCGGTACCAGCCGGACGCGCACGGTGGCACCATCGTCGCGCTCGACGACACCGCGTTCGACCTGATCGACCCCGACTTCGGCCGTCCGCTGCGCGGATTGGCGCCGGTGGCGTCGGACGAACCGGAGCAGCT includes these proteins:
- the serC gene encoding phosphoserine transaminase, producing the protein MTSTPIIPADLLPADGRFGCGPSKVRPEQLQSLVEVGASVFGTSHRQKPVKDVVASVRSGLADLFSLPEGYEVVLGNGGTTAFWDAAAFGLIREKSLHLTNGEFSSKFASVAKNNPFIGDPIVVSADPGSAPEPVSDPSVDLIGWAHNETSTGVAIPVSRPAGSENALIAIDATSGAGGLPVNVADADVYYFAPQKCFAADGGLWIALMSPKALERVAEIKDSGRWTPDFLSLPIAVDNSSKDQTYNTPAVATLLLLANQIEWLNGNGGLDWATSRTADSSSRLYQWAEASDYATPFVTDPGHRSQVVGTIDFDDKVDAAQVAKILRANGVVDTEPYRKLGRNQLRVGMFPAIDPEDVSQLTKSIDWVVAQLG
- a CDS encoding nucleoside deaminase is translated as MSQSDIDDVDLAHLRRAIELADETGDAGNRPFGAVAVGADGHVISEGANSVATSADVTEHAELDAITTACGEGRTGDLVGATMYASGEPCPMCSAAMVWAGIARVVYAASSADFSRILPDGPRFTLGCADVLDAASVEIQVSGPHLGDEALAPFHRFLDTD
- the sepH gene encoding septation protein SepH, translated to MRELRVIGLEPDGSHVVCADASTGEKFRLPADDKLRAASRGDIARLGQIEIEMDSQLRPREIQARIRAGASVEQVADEAGIPLAKVERFAYPVLLERSRAAEMAQGGHPVRDNGPAVPTLAEIVTQAFRARGHNIDDATWDAWRDEDNHWVAQLQWQAGRTTNAAHWRYQPDAHGGTIVALDDTAFDLIDPDFGRPLRGLAPVASDEPEQLELAEFPTEVEVPTIEPEEIIEADVTEEPEDEPASPEEPAAPKIAPHQTNNKDKRGKPALPSWDDVLLGVRSSGR